The DNA segment GGCTGCCAAAGGACACGTATAAGGCGCTTAAAAAGACGATAGAAAGCGGCAGGCACCTTGAAAAAGACGTTGCAATGGTCGTTGCAAGCGCCATGAAGGATTGGGCAATAGAAAAGGGAGCTACTCATTTTACGCATTGGTTCCAGCCGATGACCGGCATAACGGCAGAAAAACACGACAGCTTCATTGCTCCAGACGGACACGGCTCCGTTATTATGGAGTTTTCCGGCAAGGAGCTTGTAAAGGGAGAGCCCGACGCGTCAAGCTTCCCCTCCGGCGGCCTTAGGGCTACGTTCGAAGCGCGAGGCTATACCGCATGGGACCCCACCTCCTACGCCTTTATAAAGGACGACACGCTTTGCATACCTACGGCGTTTTGCTCATACTCCGGTGAAGCGCTCGATAAAAAGACGCCTCTTTTGCGCTCCATGGAGGCGCTCGACCGTCAGGCCATGCGCATCCTTCGCCTTTTCGGCAATGAAGACGTCAAGCGCGTTATCACGACAGTCGGTCCCGAACAGGAATATTTTCTTGTGGATAAAAAAGCTTTCCTTGCACGTCCCGACCTTATTTTCTGCGGAAGAACGCTTATCGGCGCGCGCCCGCCGAAGGGGCAGGAGATGGAGGATCACTACTTCGGCGCGATAAAGCCGAGAGTTTCGGCATATATGAAGGATCTTGACCGCGAGCTTTGGAAGCTGGGCGTGCTTGCTAAAACCAAGCACAATGAGGTCGCTCCCGCTCAGCACGAGCTTGCGCCCATATACAGCGAAACAAATGTGGCGACGGATCACAATCAGCTCACGATGGAGCTTATGAAGCGCATTGCCGACAGGCACGATATGGCATGCCTCATACACGAAAAGCCGTTTGCGGGCGTAAACGGCTCAGGCAAGCACAACAACTGGTCTATATCTACCGATACCGGCAAAAACCTTTTGGAGCCCGGAGACACTCCCGAAAAAAATGCGCAATTCCTTCTTTTCCTCACCGCCGTTATAAAGGCCGTGGACGAATACCAGGACCTTTTACGCATAACCGTGGCTTCCGCCGGAAACGATCACCGTCTGGGCGCGAACGAAGCTCCTCCGGCCATAGTATCGATGTTCTTGGGCGACGAGCTTTCGGCTGTACTCGATTCAATAGAAAACGGTACTTCCTACAATTCCTCCGCGCATATCAATATGGAAACGGGCGCGCAGGTGCTGCCACACTTCCAAAAGGATACGACTGACAGAAACCGCACCTCTCCGTTCGCCTTTACCGGCAACAAATTCGAGTTTCGCATGCCCGGCTCCGCCCTTTCGGTATCGGGACCGAATATCGTGCTCAATACGATAGCCGCCGAGGTGTTCGGCCAATTTGCCGACGAGCTTGAAAAGAGCGAGGATCTTTCAAAAGATGTGACCGCCCTTATACGGCGCACGCTCTCGAAGCATAAGAGAATAGTATTCAACGGTAACAATTACTCCGATGAATGGGTAGAGGAAGCTGCGCGCCGCGGACTTCTCAATTTAAAGTCAACGCCGGAGGCGCTGCCCTATATGCTCAGTGAAAAGAACATCTCTCTT comes from the Clostridia bacterium genome and includes:
- a CDS encoding glutamine synthetase III, producing the protein MNNIPEIFGSMVFNDNVMRARLPKDTYKALKKTIESGRHLEKDVAMVVASAMKDWAIEKGATHFTHWFQPMTGITAEKHDSFIAPDGHGSVIMEFSGKELVKGEPDASSFPSGGLRATFEARGYTAWDPTSYAFIKDDTLCIPTAFCSYSGEALDKKTPLLRSMEALDRQAMRILRLFGNEDVKRVITTVGPEQEYFLVDKKAFLARPDLIFCGRTLIGARPPKGQEMEDHYFGAIKPRVSAYMKDLDRELWKLGVLAKTKHNEVAPAQHELAPIYSETNVATDHNQLTMELMKRIADRHDMACLIHEKPFAGVNGSGKHNNWSISTDTGKNLLEPGDTPEKNAQFLLFLTAVIKAVDEYQDLLRITVASAGNDHRLGANEAPPAIVSMFLGDELSAVLDSIENGTSYNSSAHINMETGAQVLPHFQKDTTDRNRTSPFAFTGNKFEFRMPGSALSVSGPNIVLNTIAAEVFGQFADELEKSEDLSKDVTALIRRTLSKHKRIVFNGNNYSDEWVEEAARRGLLNLKSTPEALPYMLSEKNISLFERHHVLSRAEIESRYEIYLENYTKTIHIEALTMIDMIKKAVLPSVLGYEAKLSELVKTKNKIGVDNSLETKLTEKLSALSVCLYNKLTSLEEAVINAKDMSEELECAKYHHDTIFTAMLELRTVSDELESMMPECEWPYPAYSKLLYSVV